The following are encoded in a window of Carya illinoinensis cultivar Pawnee chromosome 15, C.illinoinensisPawnee_v1, whole genome shotgun sequence genomic DNA:
- the LOC122297710 gene encoding putative wall-associated receptor kinase-like 16, with protein MGGYNWLLVQVIWVGVILSGMATAALTAAANGSALPNCPNWCGDVEIPYPFGIGEGCYLNKSFSVNCTKSSDGRHRPQKRDVVVQQISIQGQIDIFMNTVEVCNNGSGLSTKFQFAGLRIASNAFTISNTQNVFIAVGCDTYAYLTGKQNNGNFSMGCMSICQNQSNVLNGTCSGIGCCQVEIPERVSNIILEVHSYKNHTKVLDFNPCGYAFVVKKELFKFSSVYLSSLQNNRTIPMVLDWTIGNERCKYAQHKPDYRCGGNSTCDDPENGYGYRCQCRKGYDGNPYLPLGCKDVNECLDPNLNNCTSPKRCINTEGSYTCSCPKWHSGDGRKDGASCTLNLGLVNKIAIAVGVGFIVLLVSSSWMYLIIKQRKLIKLRERFFRQNGGVILRQQLSRQENSVETAKIFSAEELKKATNNYHENLIIGQGGFGIVYKGVLSDNRVVAIKKSKLVDKSQIEQFINEVLVLSQINHRNIVKLLGCCLETEVPLLVYEFISKGTLFEHIHHKDRSLLISWEARLKIAAETAEALSYLHSAACPPIIHRDVKSSNILLDGNYTAKVSDFGTSRLIPLDQIEVVTLMQGTLGYLDPEYMQTNQLTEKSDVYSFGVILIELLTGEKALSFDRPKDERSLAMYFLSAIKEDRLFEVLEQNLWTERNEKQLKEVANLARRCIKLKGEDRPTMKEVAAELEGLRKMDKHSWVTVGSNSEETEYLLGEKSDSNKYDVAIKSSVVYDSMKEHTMVPFDGGR; from the exons ATGGGTGGTTATAATTGGCTGCTTGTGCAAGTCATATGGGTAGGCGTAATACTATCTGGAATGGCAACTGCAGCACTAACAGCAGCAGCTAATGGATCAGCCCTCCCTAACTGCCCCAACTGGTGTGGAGATGTTGAAATTCCATATCCATTTGGTATAGGGGAAGGTTGCTACCTAAATAAAAGCTTTTCTGTCAATTGCACCAAATCTTCGGACGGACGACACCGACCGCAGAAGCGTGACGTCGTTGTCCAACAGATTTCCATCCAAGGCCAGATTGACATCTTTATGAACACTGTCGAGGTCTGTAACAACGGGTCGGGGCTCTCGACAAAATTCCAGTTCGCCGGTCTGAGAATCGCCTCCAATGCTTTTACCATTTCTAACACCCAAAACGTGTTCATTGCTGTTGGCTGCGATACATATGCATACCTTACTGGTAAACAGAACAATGGAAACTTCTCCATGGGCTGCATGTCCATTTGCCAGAATCAAagcaatgttttgaatgggACTTGCTCTGGAATTGGTTGTTGCCAGGTAGAGATCCCGGAAAGAGTGAGCAATATCATTTTGGAAGTACATAGCtacaaaaatcacacaaaagtATTGGACTTCAATCCCTGCGGCTATGCTTTCGTTGTTAAGAAAGAACTGTTCAAGTTCTCCTCTGTTTATCTTTCCAGTCTCCAAAATAATAGAACCATTCCGATGGTACTTGATTGGACGATCGGTAATGAAAGGTGTAAGTATGCTCAGCACAAGCCTGATTACAGATGTGGAGGGAACAGCACATGTGATGATCCCGAAAACGGCTATGGATACCGTTGCCAGTGCAGGAAGGGTTACGACGGCAATCCCTACCTCCCACTTGGTTGCAAAG ATGTTAATGAGTGCCTTGATCCAAATCTCAATAATTGCACATCACCAAAGAGATGCATTAACACGGAAGGGAGTTATACATGTTCTTGCCCCAAGTGGCACAGTGGGGACGGAAGAAAGGATGGTGCATCGTGCACTTTGAACCTTGGACTAGTGAACAAGATTGCCATTG CTGTTGGTGTAGGCTTTATAGTACTGCTGGTCTCTAGCTCTTGGATGTATTTGATAATCAAGCAAAGAAAGCTAATCAAGCTTAGAGAAAGATTCTTTCGCCAAAACGGTGGAGTGATTTTACGTCAACAACTCTCAAGACAAGAAAATTCAGTTGAAACAGCCAAGATTTTTAGTGCAGAAGAGCTCAAAAAGGCTACCAACAATTATCATGAGAATCTAATAATCGGCCAAGGAGGATTTGGCATAGTTTATAAAGGGGTTTTATCCGATAATAGAGTTGTGGCAATCAAGAAGTCCAAACTTGTGGATAAGAGCCAAATTGAGCAGTTCATCAACGAGGTGCTAGTACTTTCTCAAATTAACCATAGAAATATTGTTAAACTCCTAGGTTGTTGTTTGGAGACAGAAGTCCCTTTACTAGTCTATGAGTTCATCTCCAAAGGCACGCTTTTCGAGCACATACATCATAAAGACAGGTCGTTACTAATTTCATGGGAGGCTCGTCTTAAGATAGCTGCAGAAACAGCAGAGGCGCTATCTTATCTACACTCTGCAGCCTGTCCACCTATAATTCATAGAGATGTCAAGTCTTCAAACATATTACTAGATGGTAATTACACAGCTAAAGTGTCTGATTTTGGAACTTCAAGATTGATTCCATTAGACCAAATAGAAGTAGTTACATTGATGCAAGGAACTCTTGGATACTTAGACCCTGAATATATGCAAACTAACCAATTGACTGAGAAAAGTGATGTTTATAGCTTTGGTGTCATCCTGATAGAGTTACTAACAGGAGAGAAGGCGCTTTCATTTGATAGACCTAAAGATGAGAGAAGTCTGGCTATGTATTTTCTTTCTGCTATTAAAGAGGATAGGCTGTTTGAAGTTCTTGAACAGAATCTATGGACTGAAAGAAATGAGAAGCAGCTGAAGGAAGTGGCTAATCTTGCAAGGAGGTGCATCAAATTGAAAGGGGAAGATAggcctaccatgaaggaagtagCAGCTGAACTGGAAGGTTTAAGAAAGATGGACAAGCATTCTTGGGTTACCGTTGGTTCCAATTCAGAAGAGACGGAGTACTTGCTGGGAGAGAAATCTGATTCTAATAAATATGATGTTGCTATTAAAAGCAGTGTTGTATATGATAGCATGAAGGAGCATACGATGGTACCCTTCGATGGTGGGAGATGA